One genomic window of Candidatus Rokuibacteriota bacterium includes the following:
- a CDS encoding HipA domain-containing protein yields MTLHLVGETIDKTRSHYQAETGKLVQLMRGVYVDADDDIDATVLKHAVRIAKYLYPRAYLSAASAVLLGPTRDGRLFLSGRRNKRTRIRALEIIQNEVPKHPSLVAAVVGDGMGEFRIDVSSVRQRFLEAFRLRSEHAGSIDEAMREAIAAHLIEEFGSPTAAADAVWTLARENEWYREGEYAERFLLRGPATSPVRNEAAFDLIVAWHGVRIGNLVHDGVEWRWTPTPGSGPPVVRQTTPGKLPPFIVSLLPEGWLEAVLKDRDERAKLRSGRRYMSNIAIVEREPELAALPPEILLTRLEQYAANGVFTGAYAGPGRGDMEQSFERSLARIYERADTPRLSGIQIKAPMYLDISGTISPSTGKPFTHILKPAGTSGFESLPVIEWTALELGRATGFAVPAAALVAMPDGMRPALLVERFDIRESVEDKRLIALEDFCSVLDLPTDAKYDGTMERVAKAVRQLSTAPEEDVLIVIKRALFAWLIADGDMHLKNMALLKIAEPGDEQFRSVRMAPLYDAVTTRVFPRLQRDRLALTLNGKDARLHRADFRTLASTAGLNAADTDAAIGDMIQRMKEAAGRISLPELPGSGPEDRAITAKMLEIVRTRIESLE; encoded by the coding sequence ATGACGCTCCACCTCGTCGGCGAAACCATAGACAAGACGCGCAGCCACTACCAAGCCGAGACGGGGAAGCTTGTCCAGCTTATGCGGGGCGTCTACGTGGACGCCGACGATGATATCGACGCCACGGTTCTCAAGCACGCCGTCCGCATCGCGAAGTACCTCTACCCCCGGGCATACCTGTCGGCCGCCAGCGCCGTCCTCCTGGGCCCGACCCGGGACGGCCGCCTGTTCCTGAGCGGCCGGCGCAACAAGCGCACCCGCATCCGGGCGCTCGAAATCATCCAGAATGAAGTGCCCAAACATCCCTCGCTCGTCGCAGCGGTTGTGGGCGACGGCATGGGCGAATTCCGGATCGATGTCTCTTCCGTCCGCCAGCGTTTCCTCGAAGCCTTCCGGCTACGAAGCGAGCATGCAGGGTCAATCGACGAAGCCATGCGCGAGGCCATCGCCGCGCACCTGATCGAGGAATTCGGCAGTCCCACGGCCGCCGCCGATGCCGTCTGGACGCTGGCCCGCGAGAACGAATGGTACCGGGAAGGGGAGTACGCCGAGCGGTTCCTGCTGCGCGGCCCAGCGACATCACCGGTGCGCAACGAAGCGGCGTTCGACCTGATCGTCGCCTGGCATGGCGTGCGCATCGGGAACCTTGTCCATGACGGCGTCGAGTGGCGGTGGACTCCGACACCGGGCAGCGGCCCTCCGGTGGTGCGCCAGACCACCCCCGGCAAGCTGCCGCCCTTTATTGTCTCCCTGCTACCCGAAGGCTGGCTCGAGGCGGTCCTCAAAGACCGCGACGAGCGGGCGAAGTTGCGGTCGGGCAGGCGGTACATGTCAAACATCGCAATCGTAGAGCGCGAACCCGAGCTCGCGGCGCTGCCGCCCGAGATACTGCTGACGCGCCTGGAGCAATATGCCGCGAACGGCGTGTTCACCGGCGCGTATGCGGGGCCGGGCAGGGGAGATATGGAGCAGAGCTTCGAGCGGAGCCTAGCGAGAATCTACGAGCGCGCGGACACGCCGCGGCTCTCCGGCATCCAAATCAAGGCCCCGATGTATCTCGATATCAGCGGCACGATATCGCCGAGCACCGGCAAGCCGTTCACTCATATCCTCAAGCCGGCAGGAACAAGCGGGTTCGAATCTCTGCCGGTGATCGAATGGACCGCCCTGGAGCTCGGCCGGGCCACCGGGTTTGCCGTCCCTGCGGCGGCGCTCGTCGCCATGCCCGACGGCATGCGGCCGGCCTTGCTTGTCGAGCGGTTCGATATCCGCGAGAGTGTTGAAGACAAGCGCCTGATCGCACTGGAAGACTTTTGCTCCGTCCTCGACCTGCCGACTGACGCGAAGTATGACGGCACCATGGAACGCGTCGCAAAGGCCGTCCGGCAGCTATCGACCGCGCCGGAAGAAGACGTCTTGATCGTGATCAAGCGGGCGCTTTTCGCTTGGCTGATCGCCGACGGCGACATGCACCTGAAGAACATGGCGCTGCTGAAGATTGCCGAACCGGGAGACGAGCAGTTTCGCTCGGTCCGGATGGCGCCGCTCTACGACGCGGTGACCACGCGCGTCTTTCCCAGACTCCAGCGGGACCGCTTGGCGCTCACGCTCAACGGCAAGGACGCTCGTCTGCACCGCGCGGACTTCCGGACTCTTGCCAGCACGGCAGGATTGAATGCAGCAGACACGGACGCCGCGATCGGCGACATGATTCAGCGGATGAAGGAGGCGGCCGGCCGGATCTCGCTGCCAGAGCTTCCGGGCTCCGGACCAGAAGACCGAGCTATAACCGCGAAGATGCTGGAGATTGTCCGAACGCGAATAGAGTCGCTTGAATGA